The window AAGGACGGCGGGGCGGATACTGTCAGCTTTTTTGTGGCAGAGTCCGGGGCTTTTGGTCAGCTTGCTCTCTCGTCGTTCCACCCTTCGCACCTTCTTGGGAAGCACTGGAAAACAGCACAAGGACACAGCCACAACTTTTACAGAAGTAACTTTTTCTTTTTAATTCACTTCAAACAATCACCCTTACCTCAACGGAGTATGCTGCTCACTGAATTGCGAACAATTTATGAGCGTGACCCAGCGGCACGTAACTGGCTGGAAGTTTTATTTTGTTATCCCGGAGTACAAGCGCTTTTATTTCACCGAGTGGCACACTGGCTACACAACATGAATATGCCTTTTTTGCCTCGCTTCATTTCTCATCTCAATCGCTTTTTCACAGGAATTGAGATTCACCCCGGAGCCAACATTGGCAAGGGTGTGTTTATCGATCATGGGATGGGGGTGGTGATTGGTGAAACGGCGATTGTCGGGGATGGAACCGTCATTTATCAGGGTGTGACGCTAGGGGGGACGGGCAAGGAAACGGGAAAGCGCCATCCCACTTTAGGCAGAAATGTCATTGTGGGAGCAGGTGCCAAGGTCTTGGGCAATATCCAAATCGGCGATAATGTTCGGATTGGTGCAGGGTCTGTAGTCTTGCGAGAGGTGCCCTCTAATCGCACAGTTGTAGGAATTCCAGGTCGGATTGCTGATCAATCCAGGGAAGCTGTGAATTTTTTCAACCCTGAATACCTACCCGATGTAGAAGCGCAGGTGATTCGAGTCTTATTTGACCGGATTAAATCTTTAGAGATGCAAATTGAGAGTTTGAAGGCTCAATCGGCTTCCTATCCAGCGCCGCAAAGACTACAAAGACTAGAAGATTCCCCCCATTTATTAAAGGAGGGCGATCGCTTGATTGAAGAATTTTTAGATGGTGCTGGCATATAATACCTTTCGGCCTGTGAATCGCTACATCTGGATCTCACAAAAGGTGAGGATGGTAACAAATCGGTGATAATAAGATGAGATACCCCCATCAAAAGTGTATAATTATAGTTTTGGGTATACTTAGTCAGGACACAAAAGAGGGAATTATATGTCGCGATATCGAGGCCCGCGTCTGCGGGTTGTGCGCCGTCTAGGCGATCTACCGGGTTTGACTCGCAAAACGCCCCGCCGCGCCTACCCACCGGGTCAGCATGGTCAAGCTCGCAGAAAGCGCTCCGAATATGCGATTCGACTGGAAGAAAAGCAGAAACTCCGCTTTAACTACGGCATTACCGAAAAGCAGTTGTTACGTTACGTGCGTAAGGCACGTCGGGCAACCGGTTCAACGGGTCAATCCTTGCTGCAAATGTTGGAAATGCGGCTAGATAATACAGTCTTCCGCATGGGCATGGCGGGCACGATTCCGGCTGCTCGTCAGCTTGTGAATCATGGTCATGTGACGGTCAATGGCCGGGTCGTGAATATTCCCAGCTATCAGTGCCGTCCGGGAGAGGTGATTGCGGTCAAAAACACTGAACGCTCTAAGCGCCTAGTCCAACAAAACTTAGAATATCCGGGACTTGCCAACCTTCCCAGCCATCTAGAGTTTGACAAAAACAACCTCACCGGTAAGGTCAATAGTGTTATTGATCGTGAGTGGGTGGCTCTGCAAATTAACGAACTGCTGGTGGTTGAGTTCTACTCACGGAAAGCCTAA of the Allocoleopsis franciscana PCC 7113 genome contains:
- the cysE gene encoding serine O-acetyltransferase, with product MLLTELRTIYERDPAARNWLEVLFCYPGVQALLFHRVAHWLHNMNMPFLPRFISHLNRFFTGIEIHPGANIGKGVFIDHGMGVVIGETAIVGDGTVIYQGVTLGGTGKETGKRHPTLGRNVIVGAGAKVLGNIQIGDNVRIGAGSVVLREVPSNRTVVGIPGRIADQSREAVNFFNPEYLPDVEAQVIRVLFDRIKSLEMQIESLKAQSASYPAPQRLQRLEDSPHLLKEGDRLIEEFLDGAGI
- the rpsD gene encoding 30S ribosomal protein S4; this encodes MSRYRGPRLRVVRRLGDLPGLTRKTPRRAYPPGQHGQARRKRSEYAIRLEEKQKLRFNYGITEKQLLRYVRKARRATGSTGQSLLQMLEMRLDNTVFRMGMAGTIPAARQLVNHGHVTVNGRVVNIPSYQCRPGEVIAVKNTERSKRLVQQNLEYPGLANLPSHLEFDKNNLTGKVNSVIDREWVALQINELLVVEFYSRKA